The Paenibacillus sp. FSL R7-0204 genome includes a region encoding these proteins:
- the zwf gene encoding glucose-6-phosphate dehydrogenase, with protein MAENQTLDALHTPGAVFFIFGATGDLARRKLFPAIYSLYREGKLTQDFAVIGVARRPRTQDEFREDVKESIREFCRYQAGDAAEWNEFVQHFEYKSLDINNIDGFRELNEQTERLEEKFHIPGNRMFYLALAPELFGSVSFNLKAGGMLQARGWNRLVIEKPFGYNLESAEELNEQIRQVFKEEEIYRIDHYLGKEMVQNIEVIRFANAFFEPLWNNKHIANIQITLGETVGVEERGGYYDHAGALRDMGQNHILQLLTMIAMEPPSRLLAEDIRDEKVKVLRSLRPYATADEVRENVVRGQYTQGLYKGKTLPAYRQEDKVDPESNTETYFAARVFVDNFRWAGVPFYIRTGKRLPVKTTEVVVEFKGMPTNVYLGQKHKLEPNLLVIRVNPMEGIYVKINAKKPGSESEIQPLAMDFCQSCMIGINSPEAYERLLHDAARGDSTYFTRWDEVSSAWSFVDRIAKAWKEESNDLASYPAGSWGPVEADQLLAGEGFHWWPVNGQDEDNVVWQVNR; from the coding sequence ATGGCTGAAAATCAAACCCTTGATGCACTGCATACACCCGGTGCTGTATTCTTTATCTTCGGGGCAACCGGAGATCTGGCCCGGCGTAAGCTTTTCCCGGCGATTTACAGTTTGTATCGTGAAGGCAAGCTGACCCAAGATTTTGCGGTCATTGGCGTGGCTCGGCGTCCCCGCACCCAGGATGAATTCCGGGAAGATGTGAAGGAATCCATCCGCGAGTTCTGCCGTTATCAGGCAGGAGATGCTGCGGAATGGAACGAGTTCGTGCAGCATTTTGAATACAAGTCACTCGACATCAATAATATTGACGGCTTCCGTGAGCTGAATGAGCAGACGGAGCGGCTGGAAGAGAAGTTCCATATTCCGGGCAACCGCATGTTCTATCTGGCGCTTGCGCCTGAGCTGTTCGGCAGCGTATCCTTCAACCTCAAGGCAGGCGGGATGCTGCAGGCCAGAGGCTGGAATCGTCTGGTCATCGAGAAGCCGTTCGGCTACAATCTCGAATCCGCTGAGGAACTGAACGAACAGATCCGCCAAGTCTTCAAGGAAGAGGAGATTTACCGGATTGACCACTACCTGGGTAAGGAAATGGTTCAGAATATTGAAGTGATCCGGTTCGCCAATGCCTTCTTTGAGCCATTGTGGAACAACAAGCATATCGCCAACATTCAGATTACACTCGGCGAGACGGTGGGTGTGGAAGAACGCGGCGGGTATTACGATCATGCGGGGGCGCTGCGCGATATGGGCCAGAACCATATTTTGCAGCTGCTGACAATGATTGCTATGGAACCGCCTAGCCGTCTGCTGGCTGAAGATATCCGTGATGAGAAGGTGAAGGTACTTCGTTCACTTCGTCCGTACGCCACCGCTGATGAAGTCCGCGAGAACGTAGTCCGCGGCCAATACACGCAAGGTCTCTACAAGGGCAAGACACTTCCGGCTTACCGCCAGGAAGACAAAGTGGACCCGGAATCGAATACAGAGACGTATTTCGCAGCCCGTGTGTTCGTGGATAACTTCCGCTGGGCCGGAGTTCCCTTCTATATCCGCACCGGCAAACGCCTGCCTGTGAAGACCACCGAAGTGGTTGTAGAATTCAAAGGAATGCCGACCAACGTTTACTTGGGCCAGAAGCACAAGCTCGAGCCGAACCTGCTCGTCATCCGCGTCAATCCGATGGAAGGCATCTATGTGAAGATCAATGCGAAGAAGCCGGGCTCGGAATCCGAGATTCAGCCGCTGGCCATGGATTTCTGCCAGAGCTGCATGATCGGTATTAACTCGCCTGAGGCTTATGAGCGTCTGCTGCATGATGCTGCACGCGGCGATTCCACCTACTTCACCCGCTGGGATGAAGTATCCTCGGCCTGGTCCTTCGTGGACCGGATTGCCAAGGCGTGGAAGGAAGAGAGCAACGATTTGGCTTCCTATCCTGCAGGCTCCTGGGGTCCGGTTGAAGCCGACCAATTGCTTGCCGGAGAAGGCTTCCACTGGTGGCCGGTTAACGGCCAGGATGAAGACAATGTGGTCTGGCAGGTTAACCGCTAG
- a CDS encoding peptide chain release factor 3, translating into MNKATDHKLQSEVDKRRTFAIISHPDAGKTTLTEKLLLFGGAIRLAGTVKARKASKHATSDWMEIEKQRGISVTSSVMQFDYLDHRVNILDTPGHQDFSEDTYRTLTAADSAVMLIDVAKGVETQTIKLFQVCAKRGIPIFTFINKLDREGRSPFDLMEELENVLGIRSVPMNWPIGMGRELCGVYDRMKNQVELFQGDDHSVIKVQKVESYRDPIIREMAGEYLHDQLCADLELLDVAGDPFDYEKVLRGEITPVFFGSAINNFGVQTFLDNFLELAPKPEPRRSTAGSVEPTNEKFTGYVFKIQANMNPAHRDRIAFLRIVSGKFERGMSVKHVRAGKDIKLSQPQQFLAQDRDIVEEAYPGDIIGLFDPGIFRIGDTLSQAGDIEFDELPTFSPEIFSKVTIKNALKSKQFQKGIDQLTEEGMIQVFRTVNFDDILLGVVGQLQFEVFEYRMKGEYGVDVQLQRMSYQFARWIVDENKPDASKFRINSTLVTDKKGNYVVLFENEYAMRTAMEKNPTAKFLETAP; encoded by the coding sequence ATGAATAAAGCAACGGACCATAAGCTTCAGAGTGAAGTCGACAAACGCAGAACCTTTGCGATTATTTCCCACCCGGATGCGGGTAAAACTACGCTGACAGAGAAACTGCTGCTCTTCGGAGGTGCCATCCGTCTGGCAGGTACAGTCAAAGCCCGTAAGGCAAGCAAGCACGCCACCAGTGATTGGATGGAAATTGAGAAGCAGCGCGGAATCTCGGTTACGTCTTCTGTGATGCAGTTTGATTACCTGGACCACCGGGTGAACATTCTGGATACTCCGGGTCACCAGGATTTCAGTGAAGACACCTATCGTACGCTCACTGCGGCTGACAGTGCGGTCATGCTGATCGACGTAGCCAAGGGTGTGGAGACACAGACAATCAAGCTGTTCCAGGTCTGCGCGAAGCGCGGCATTCCGATCTTCACCTTCATTAATAAGCTGGACCGTGAAGGCCGCAGCCCGTTTGATCTGATGGAGGAACTGGAGAATGTGCTGGGCATCCGCTCGGTGCCGATGAACTGGCCGATTGGGATGGGCCGGGAGCTGTGCGGCGTTTATGACCGGATGAAGAATCAGGTCGAGCTGTTCCAGGGCGATGACCATTCCGTAATTAAAGTACAGAAGGTGGAGAGCTACCGCGACCCGATTATCCGTGAGATGGCGGGGGAGTACCTGCATGATCAGCTATGCGCGGATCTGGAACTGCTGGATGTGGCGGGCGATCCTTTTGACTATGAAAAGGTGCTGCGCGGGGAGATTACTCCGGTATTCTTCGGCAGTGCGATCAACAACTTCGGTGTGCAGACGTTCCTGGATAATTTCCTGGAGCTTGCACCGAAGCCTGAACCACGCCGCAGTACAGCGGGCTCTGTAGAACCGACTAACGAGAAATTTACCGGCTATGTATTCAAAATTCAGGCGAACATGAATCCCGCACACCGTGACCGTATCGCCTTCCTGCGTATCGTGTCCGGCAAGTTCGAGCGCGGAATGAGTGTGAAGCATGTACGTGCCGGCAAAGACATCAAGCTATCCCAGCCGCAGCAGTTCCTTGCCCAGGACCGGGACATTGTTGAAGAGGCGTATCCGGGGGATATTATCGGTCTGTTCGACCCGGGCATCTTCCGGATTGGCGACACGCTCAGTCAGGCCGGAGATATCGAATTTGATGAGCTGCCGACCTTCTCACCGGAGATTTTCTCCAAAGTCACCATCAAGAATGCACTGAAGTCGAAGCAATTCCAGAAGGGGATTGACCAGCTGACCGAAGAGGGCATGATCCAGGTGTTCCGTACCGTCAACTTCGACGATATTCTGCTGGGTGTAGTCGGACAACTGCAGTTCGAGGTGTTCGAGTACCGCATGAAAGGTGAGTATGGCGTGGATGTGCAGCTGCAGCGCATGAGCTACCAGTTCGCACGCTGGATCGTGGATGAGAACAAGCCGGATGCCAGCAAGTTCCGGATCAACTCCACTCTGGTTACGGACAAGAAGGGCAATTACGTAGTGCTATTCGAGAACGAATACGCCATGCGGACCGCGATGGAGAAGAATCCGACCGCGAAGTTCCTGGAGACTGCACCTTGA
- a CDS encoding small acid-soluble spore protein SspI — MPVTLDLRQAIIHKVHGQSEEGLREVIENSVDGPEAALPGLGVVFEMIWKDLDPAKQDRVLSMLHRHLDKLTPGSITS; from the coding sequence ATGCCAGTCACTCTTGATTTGCGCCAGGCCATCATTCACAAGGTACACGGCCAGTCCGAAGAAGGTCTGCGGGAGGTTATCGAGAATTCCGTGGACGGGCCGGAAGCCGCGCTTCCCGGACTGGGTGTCGTCTTTGAGATGATCTGGAAGGACCTTGACCCTGCTAAGCAGGACCGGGTTCTCTCTATGCTGCACAGACACCTGGACAAGCTTACCCCAGGGTCCATCACCTCCTAG
- a CDS encoding potassium channel family protein, whose amino-acid sequence MAKKQYAIIGMGRFGSSVAKALSGMGYEVLAIDADEQRTQEISNIVTHAVSADSTDEEALRALGIRNFDVVVVAIGEDIQASILTTLILKDLGVPAIIAKAKSELHGKVLGKIGADKVIYPERDMGMRVAHHLASPNILDYIELSPEYSILDMKVSGPMLGKNLQELDIRAKYGCNVMAIRQGEEMNISPRAEDRLTDGDVLVIVGRKDNLTKLEMAYQ is encoded by the coding sequence ATGGCAAAAAAACAGTATGCGATCATCGGCATGGGCCGCTTCGGCTCAAGTGTGGCCAAAGCGCTCAGCGGGATGGGCTATGAGGTGCTGGCCATTGATGCGGATGAACAGCGCACCCAGGAAATCTCCAACATTGTGACGCATGCCGTATCTGCAGACTCCACGGATGAAGAGGCGCTGCGCGCGCTGGGCATCCGTAACTTCGATGTGGTGGTAGTCGCCATCGGGGAGGATATCCAGGCCAGCATTCTGACAACGCTGATCTTGAAGGATCTGGGCGTACCTGCCATTATCGCTAAAGCCAAAAGTGAGCTGCACGGCAAGGTGCTGGGCAAAATCGGAGCAGATAAAGTGATCTACCCGGAGCGGGACATGGGGATGCGGGTGGCGCATCATCTCGCTTCTCCGAACATCCTCGATTACATCGAGCTGTCACCCGAGTACAGCATCCTCGACATGAAAGTCTCGGGGCCGATGCTGGGCAAGAACCTGCAGGAGCTTGATATACGCGCCAAATATGGGTGCAATGTTATGGCGATCCGTCAGGGCGAGGAAATGAATATCTCCCCCAGAGCGGAGGACCGCCTGACCGATGGAGATGTCCTTGTCATTGTCGGACGGAAGGATAATCTGACGAAGCTGGAAATGGCTTATCAATAG
- a CDS encoding TrmH family RNA methyltransferase, translating to MEIMSPQNTRVKEWAGLQEKKHRDRSGKYIVEGIHLVQEALQAEADVECLAYDLDKGMPFELKPLLQAVQGMEVIGVSAAVVAKCSSTGTPQPVFAIVRKEQKGIEAILAKPDSLVVVLDGVQDPGNVGTIIRSADAAGADGVILGRGCADLFNPKTIRSTMGSMFHLPVVEGELGEILPQAREVGALLVSTSLTAEDSCYTHDFHGSQWLLIGSEGQGISPETARLVDKSILIPMAGRAESLNAAMAATILLFEGMRQRGIHSK from the coding sequence ATGGAAATTATGTCGCCGCAGAACACGCGGGTGAAGGAATGGGCCGGACTGCAGGAGAAGAAGCACCGTGACCGGTCTGGTAAATATATCGTTGAAGGCATTCATCTGGTGCAAGAGGCGTTGCAAGCCGAAGCGGATGTGGAATGCCTGGCCTATGATCTCGATAAAGGCATGCCGTTTGAACTGAAGCCGCTGCTTCAGGCGGTGCAGGGTATGGAGGTCATCGGCGTGTCGGCGGCGGTGGTTGCCAAGTGCAGCAGCACAGGCACACCGCAGCCGGTGTTCGCTATTGTGCGGAAGGAGCAGAAGGGGATAGAGGCCATTCTGGCGAAGCCGGACAGCCTGGTTGTGGTGCTGGACGGGGTCCAGGACCCCGGCAATGTGGGCACCATCATCCGCAGCGCGGATGCGGCCGGTGCGGACGGCGTGATCCTCGGGCGGGGCTGCGCGGATCTGTTCAATCCCAAGACCATCCGGTCCACGATGGGTTCGATGTTCCATCTCCCGGTAGTGGAGGGAGAGCTGGGTGAAATTCTGCCGCAGGCACGTGAAGTTGGTGCACTGCTGGTCAGCACCTCGCTGACGGCCGAGGATTCCTGCTACACTCATGATTTTCACGGCAGCCAGTGGCTGCTAATCGGCAGCGAAGGCCAAGGCATCTCGCCCGAGACAGCACGGCTTGTCGACAAAAGCATCCTCATCCCGATGGCTGGCCGCGCCGAATCGCTGAACGCCGCGATGGCCGCGACGATCCTGCTGTTCGAGGGGATGCGGCAGCGGGGTATTCACAGCAAATAA
- a CDS encoding FRG domain-containing protein, giving the protein MWWNEEEVVDDFNKHVVRGFDDYLRLIKKIKSENDLVWFRGQEKANYRLLPSAMREGYETHDQWGRPIEPQLVRNYNNRGKTVHYVNVEHLLEQFKEEASSYLKIQPENDLQWCFLAQHYGVPTTLLDWSTDPLVALYFSLPSEYKDSLSRAGIEEAIEDFEENSYSNYGAAVFAMNPGKLNSVFREFVRGEENEPINFPLDSDKHYENLKGYIHPSEKEQPILPCCIIGKEIDRRICRQSGNFTIHGHMIWPIDHRSIVQKEIHKIFIPYNCIDEIGEWLRSLDITKKTIYGESYLDSISKKISEEENKKFKSSIQEIIQNHVAVNKITK; this is encoded by the coding sequence ATGTGGTGGAATGAAGAAGAAGTAGTTGATGATTTTAATAAACACGTAGTGAGAGGTTTTGATGATTATCTGAGGCTGATTAAGAAAATTAAAAGTGAAAATGATTTAGTGTGGTTCAGAGGACAAGAAAAGGCTAATTATAGATTATTACCAAGTGCGATGAGAGAAGGTTATGAAACTCATGATCAATGGGGTAGACCTATTGAACCACAATTGGTTCGTAACTATAATAATAGAGGAAAGACAGTTCATTATGTTAATGTGGAACATTTATTAGAACAGTTTAAAGAAGAAGCATCTTCATATTTAAAAATTCAACCTGAAAATGATTTACAGTGGTGTTTTTTGGCGCAACATTATGGTGTTCCAACTACTTTACTGGACTGGAGCACTGACCCTTTAGTTGCATTGTATTTTTCACTTCCCTCGGAATATAAAGATTCATTAAGTAGAGCTGGCATAGAGGAAGCTATTGAAGATTTTGAAGAAAATTCTTATAGCAACTACGGAGCGGCGGTTTTTGCAATGAATCCTGGTAAATTGAATAGTGTCTTCAGAGAGTTTGTTAGAGGAGAAGAAAATGAGCCAATTAACTTCCCTCTTGATTCCGATAAGCACTACGAGAATCTCAAAGGCTATATTCATCCATCAGAAAAAGAGCAGCCTATTTTACCTTGTTGTATAATAGGAAAAGAAATAGATAGAAGAATTTGCAGACAGTCTGGTAATTTTACAATTCATGGACATATGATATGGCCGATCGACCATAGATCAATTGTTCAAAAAGAAATACATAAAATTTTCATTCCATATAATTGCATTGATGAAATAGGTGAATGGTTAAGATCGTTGGACATTACAAAAAAAACGATTTATGGTGAGTCGTATTTGGATTCAATATCAAAAAAAATTAGTGAAGAGGAGAATAAGAAATTTAAATCTTCTATACAAGAAATAATACAAAACCATGTTGCAGTCAATAAGATAACTAAGTGA
- a CDS encoding LA2681 family HEPN domain-containing protein, giving the protein MYGTNSLLFVVRTDLAQPTTDQAYLAEQLKLNFVQIYGLFDKISIVLNDYLEFDSNKPNYRTIWLKDRNNWRLGAHNKLVPKLRNQIVHDYVKVFLKGTGSAEYREGILFISLDDLFKKTESLLFRAHDVMLYFILFFHAEESIYRKDL; this is encoded by the coding sequence ATGTATGGGACCAATTCGTTACTATTTGTGGTTCGAACAGATCTTGCTCAACCAACTACCGATCAAGCATATCTTGCAGAACAACTGAAATTGAATTTTGTTCAAATTTATGGACTCTTTGATAAAATATCGATTGTACTAAACGATTATTTAGAATTCGATTCAAATAAACCAAATTATCGTACTATTTGGTTGAAAGATAGAAACAATTGGAGACTTGGTGCCCATAATAAACTTGTCCCCAAATTACGGAATCAGATTGTACATGACTACGTAAAAGTATTCTTAAAGGGGACAGGATCAGCAGAATATCGAGAGGGGATACTATTTATTTCTTTGGACGATTTATTTAAAAAAACGGAATCTCTCTTATTCAGAGCACACGATGTTATGTTGTATTTTATTTTATTCTTCCATGCTGAGGAAAGTATATATAGAAAAGATCTGTAG
- a CDS encoding Cthe_2314 family HEPN domain-containing protein encodes MDDYIKSCLGCGRTLDTSVPFEIFTFTPGQYTCSDCNKTLKKKLPEIKNAALEIITRNKSLNEKFDEFVENEEIFNHPVKETDFLYGSHQAREYMFSLLEEVHRFTYHATFECYLFSDMFENADPLFFSDRYFLTNSVIKTIGAWEKLLRFHCLFFEVQLDRDSKNNSISRLQKKMNKTEFKQTKLYNDFIRLKSSNSFGEIDKARKNNDHNVSYHLGGKNFLELFELVKMILDNSSALYYGIEEALELLTKRTRLATRKFNEDFGLINKIEENDKVFKKKALKIKSKFSHEDIRRINEISVRYIGWANNRIGEVISWKVRYSYPPMVSIYYRLIDVVSRLHESARSLGFAAELFAEAVRLNYVDLDKHWTQFDGMNYRYFIHSALLRIYGVYDKLGMIIQDLFEVELGNVTFEAVIEHLRVTDGENRFLNSLPPLKICNRILSTASYKRLYDSRQDFFHLLIMQDFMKPQYKEIIDTELMIAIIDNCNMIYELIDSLDIALVHFHQIGTYHQNTKA; translated from the coding sequence TTGGATGATTACATTAAATCATGTCTAGGATGCGGGAGGACTTTAGACACTTCTGTACCATTTGAAATATTTACGTTTACACCTGGTCAATATACATGTTCCGATTGCAATAAAACTTTGAAAAAGAAACTCCCAGAGATCAAGAACGCTGCTCTAGAGATAATCACTCGAAATAAATCACTAAATGAAAAGTTTGATGAATTTGTTGAAAATGAAGAGATTTTCAATCATCCTGTTAAGGAAACCGATTTTTTATATGGATCACATCAAGCAAGAGAATATATGTTCTCTTTACTTGAAGAAGTGCATCGGTTTACATATCATGCAACCTTTGAATGCTATTTGTTCTCTGATATGTTTGAAAATGCTGATCCTTTGTTCTTCTCGGATCGCTATTTTCTTACTAACAGTGTAATTAAAACGATCGGTGCATGGGAGAAATTGTTGAGATTTCACTGTTTATTTTTTGAGGTACAATTAGATAGGGATTCCAAAAACAATTCTATAAGTCGACTACAAAAGAAAATGAATAAAACGGAGTTTAAACAAACAAAATTGTACAATGATTTTATTAGACTGAAGAGTAGTAATAGTTTTGGTGAAATCGATAAAGCAAGAAAAAATAATGATCATAACGTTTCATACCATTTAGGTGGGAAAAATTTTTTAGAACTATTTGAATTAGTTAAAATGATATTGGATAATTCTAGTGCTCTCTATTATGGAATAGAAGAGGCTCTTGAGTTGTTAACAAAGAGGACACGTTTGGCTACAAGAAAATTTAATGAAGATTTTGGACTAATAAATAAAATAGAAGAGAACGATAAAGTGTTTAAAAAGAAAGCTTTGAAGATAAAATCTAAGTTTAGTCATGAGGATATACGGAGAATAAATGAAATTTCTGTGAGATATATAGGTTGGGCAAACAATAGGATAGGTGAGGTGATTAGCTGGAAAGTTAGGTACTCATATCCTCCTATGGTTTCAATATACTATAGGCTGATTGATGTTGTTTCAAGGCTTCACGAGAGTGCAAGAAGTCTTGGGTTTGCGGCTGAACTTTTTGCAGAGGCTGTAAGATTAAATTATGTTGATTTGGATAAACATTGGACACAATTCGATGGTATGAATTACCGATACTTTATTCATAGTGCATTGTTAAGGATATATGGCGTGTATGATAAGTTGGGAATGATCATTCAAGATTTATTTGAAGTTGAGTTGGGAAATGTTACTTTTGAGGCCGTTATTGAACATCTTCGAGTAACAGATGGAGAGAATCGTTTTCTTAATTCATTACCTCCCTTGAAGATATGTAATCGAATTTTAAGTACAGCTTCATATAAAAGATTGTATGATTCCCGACAAGATTTTTTTCACTTATTAATTATGCAAGATTTTATGAAACCTCAATACAAAGAAATTATCGACACTGAACTGATGATTGCCATTATCGACAATTGCAATATGATTTATGAACTTATCGATAGTCTTGATATTGCACTTGTACATTTTCATCAAATTGGTACTTATCATCAGAACACAAAGGCATAA
- a CDS encoding histidine phosphatase family protein yields MVSLWEILNNVSKEKRKRAVQTAEYISATTNAPIIYEELLSEIDLGYVTGLPKKKRIAYILSLTVGLNTIQSGEI; encoded by the coding sequence ATGGTGAGTCTATGGGAGATATTGAACAACGTTTCGAAGGAAAAGCGGAAACGGGCTGTGCAAACGGCTGAATACATTTCTGCCACGACAAATGCCCCTATTATATATGAAGAATTGTTATCCGAGATAGATCTTGGTTATGTTACGGGGCTACCCAAAAAGAAGCGAATCGCTTATATCCTGTCCCTGACGGTGGGTTTAAACACGATACAAAGCGGGGAGATATAG